Within Acidobacteriota bacterium, the genomic segment CGATGGCGGATGGGCCGGTGATTCAACGCGCTTCAGAACGCGCCTTACTGAAGTCGCTTGGAGTCGCCGACATCCTGCCAATGGTCGAACGGGTGCGGCAACACAGCCAGGTGCCGCTCATGCTGTTCACCTACTTCAATCCGCTGCTGCAATTCACCCGCGAGGGCTTGGGCGCGAAGCTCAAAGCGGCGGGCCTTGACGGCGTCTTGATCACCGACCTGATTCCCGAAGAAGCCGACGCCTTTGTCGCCGAGATGCGCGGTGCTGACATTGACACGATCTTTCTAGCCGCGCCGACTTCGCCGGATGAACGGTTGAAACTGATTGCGCAGTATTCCAGCGGTTTTGTTTACGTCGTCGCGCGCACGGGCGTGACGGGGATGCGCGAGAGCGTGGCGACCGAAGCCCACTCGCTGGTCGAACGCGTGCGGCAATATACGCCGTTGCCCGTTGCGGTAGGCTTTGGCATCTCGAAACCGGAGCACGTGCGGGACGTGTGGCGTTATGCCGATGGCGCGGTGGTGGGGACGCGGCTGGTGTTGGAGATTGAAAACAATCTGGGCGCGCCGGATTTAGTTGAACGGGTAACACAACTTGTGCGCGAGTTGCGCCAAGCCTATTAAACCCGGTAACACAAGCCAGTAAAAGGAGGACAGCAATGTCACAAAATCTTGCTTATGTATATTCTGCGCGGATGACGCCGGAAGAGTATTTGGTGTTTGAGCGCGCGGCTGAATTACGTCACGAATATGCGGACGGGATACTGTATGAAATGAATGGCGCGTCGCGCCAGCACGTGCGCATCGTGATGAATGTAAGCAGCGGACTGCTGGTGCAATTGCGTGGTAAGACTTGTGAGCCATACGCCAATGACATGCGTGTGTGGGTGCCGCGTCGGCGCACCTATAACTATCCTGACATCGCGGTAGTCTGTGGCGAAGCAAAATTTCTGGATGAGGAATTCGATACCCTGCTCAATCCCGTGCTGGTTATCGAAGTGTTGTCGCCTTCAACCGAAAGGCGCGACCGGGCGGCAAAATTCCGTGATTACCGCACGCTCGACTCCTTTGCCGAATACGTGCTGATTGCGCAAGACAAGCAGGAGATTGATCACTATGTAAAACGCGCCGGCCTTTGGACGATTCTGGAAGTCGGTGACGTGCTTGAATTGCAGAGCGTCCAGGTTAAGTTACCGCTCGCTGAGATATACGCGCGCGTAGAATTTGAGACGACCCAAGCGCCGGACGCGCGCGCCGCAGCGTTGCAGCCGGATGTGAAAACCAATGAATGAAGCGAAAACCAGCGAAAAGACAATGGATGATTGGCGTTGCCGGATTGACGAAATTGATCTGCACTTGGTCAAGCTCTTCAACGAGCGCACGCAATGCGCCATCGAAATCGGCCACATCAAAAAGCGGCTCGGCCTGGAAATCTATTCGCCGACGCGCGAGGCGCAGGTCATCGCCAACGTGACCAACGCCAACCACGGCCCACTGGATGGCGAAGCGATTCGCCGCTTGTTTGAACGCGTGATTGACGAAGCGCGCCGCATTGAACGCGTCCATGCAGACAATGGGACCGATGGCGGCAAACCGAAAGAAACTGATCCGTTGGCACTGATCGAGGAACTGAGCGAGAAAGAGTGAAATTATGATTGTTGTCATGCAGGAAAACGCCACCGAAGACCAGATCACGAATGTCGTGGATCGGCTGGTGAGTCTGGGTTTCGACATTCACCGTTCGACCGGCGAACGCTACACGTTGCTGGGTGCGGTGGGGGCGCAAATCGCCGATCAGCGCGATCTGGAATTGCTGGACGGCGTGCGCGAAGTCGTGCGCATCAGTGCGCCTTACAAACTGGCCTCGCGCGCTTTCAGGCCCGAAGGCACCAAGATCAAGATCAAAGACGTCGTCATTGGCGGCGAACAAGTCATCATGATGGCCGGGCCGTGCACGCTGGAAAATCGCGAACAAATCGAAGCTGTCGCGGCCTCCGTGGCTTCGCAAGGGGTTCAAGTGATGCGCGGCGGCGCTTTCAAGCCGCGCACCTCGCCGTATAGCTTTCAGGGTCTGGGCGAACCTGGGTTGAAGATGATGCGCGAAGTGGCCGATAAACACGGGCTGCTGACCGTGTCGGAGATTATGGAATCACCACAGATTCCGATGTTCATCAAATACGTAGACATCCTGCAAATCGGCGCGCGCAACATGCAAAATTTCAATCTGCTGAAAGACCTGTCCAAGCTGAACAAGCCGATTCTGCTCAAACGTGGCCCGGCGGCGACGATTGAAGAGACGCTGCTTTCTGCCGAATACCTCATGTCCGGCGGCAACCACGAAGTCATCATCTGCGAACGCGGCATCAAGACCTTTGAGACGTACACGCGCAACACGCTCGACATCTCGGCGATCCCGGTCATCAAGAAACTCTCGCATTTGCCCGTCGTGGTTGATCCTTCGCACGGCACGGGCCGCCGTGACAAGGTGCCGCCGATGGCGCGCGCGGCGGTGGCGGCAGGCGCGGACGGCTTGTTGATCGAAGTGCATAACGAACCAGAGCGCGCGCTGTGCGATGGCGCGCAGTCGTTGTTGCCGGAACAGTTTGAAAAGCTGATGGTGCAGTTACGGATGATTGCGCCGGCGGTTGAGCGGAAAATGTAAAGAACAGTGGCGGGTTGTATAGACTTCAAGAAAAAGAATTGCCGTAGCAAGCTCCAACGGAGCATCAGCCAACAGCCTGGGGTGCACAGCCCCAGGAAACACATTGAGTCGTTGTGCGAAGCCCTGAAAGGGCGGCAGCCATCGGCTTGGCTGTCGCCCTTTCAGGGTTTCGCACAACCATTTGCACGTTCCCCCAGGGCTTCACCCTGGGCTGTTGGCTGGTCGTCCCTTTGGGACTTTTCGGAAATTCTTTTTCTTAAAAACTATAGAAATAATTAGGCAGTCTTACGACCTGAATCTCCGGAGGTTACTCGCGTGGATGAGTTAACTGGAAATCTTGGACGCGTGCTTGCTGCGATGCTGTTGCTGGTATTCGCCGGAATTGGCGTCGCCCATGTTCTGAACCCCGACCGGTTTATCGCGCGATCTGGGGTACGAAAGGGTGGCGAATTGCTGACAGCGTGGAATCGGCTCGGGTTTCGCATCTTTGGAGCGTTCTTCACAGGTGGGGCCCTATATATGCTTTACCATGTCATTTCGGATCATTAATGTTTATGAGTGTGATCACAGCAGCTTCGTGCAAGAAAGATTCCTTGACGCTGCTGACTGGAACTCGCTTCAGCCTGCCGCTGCCTAACCCAACGCTGCAACCGACGAGCGGCGCATTCGGGTTGCGGCTGCTGGCGAGTTTGGCTCACGCGCCGCTCGCGATTGAGCTTTGAGCCGTTGTGCGGCGCGTCGTGTTATATTGCGTTGGCCCGGCAACATAACCACAGAAAGGCGGTGACCATGTTTCCCAAAGTCGTAACACAAACCTCTGAACCTTTTCCGGCAAGCATGTCACCCGTGCCGCTGCTGGAAGACGGCGCATACTTGACGCGCGCTGAATTTGAACGGCGTTATGAAGCCATGCCCAGCCACCTCAAAGCCGAATTGATCGAAGGGAGAGTGTGTATGTCGTCACCCGTGCGCCGGAAAAATCACAGCATCCCTGACAATCATCTCAGCACCTGGCTTGGTGTTTATGCCGCCGTTACGCCGGGTGTGCTTGCCGGTAACAATGGCACGGTGCGGTTGGATGAGTGGAATGAAGTGCAGCCCGACTCGGATTTGCGCATTGATGAAACGCGCGGCGGCCAGGCCCTCGTCAGCAGCGACGATTATCTGGAAGGCGCGCCCGAACTCGTCATCGAAATTGCCGCCAGCAGTGCGCCGCGTGATTTACGCGAAAAGTTTACGGTCTATCAACGCAACGGCGTGCGCGAATACATCGTCTGGGCGGTTGCCGACGGCCAAATCCATTGGTTCAGTTTGGAAGCCGGAACATTCACACCTTTGAATCCCGATCCCAATGGTTACTTGTGCAGCCGTGTGTTTCCCGGCCTTTGGCTGGATGTGCAGGCTTTGTTACGTGGTGAGATGGCGCAGGTGTTGCAGGTTTTGCAGCAAGGCTTGGCCGCGCCCGAACACGCAGAATTTATCACTGCTTTAGCCCGCCGCCACACGCCGCTGTAGCCTCCACAATTTGTCGAATGCTCAATCTCCATCACATTGCCATCGTTGGTTGCGGCTTGCTGGGCGGATCGTTTGCGCTCGCCTTGCGTCGCGCCGGATTCAACGGGCGCATCACAGCCTGCGGCGGCAAGCGTTCGCCGCAATTGGCGATTGAACGCGGTGTGGCCGATGCGCTGGAAGAAAGCTTCGAGCGTGGCGAGGTGTGCGAGGCTGATTTGATTTATCTGGCCGCACCCATCGGCGGCATCATTGATTTTTTGAAAACGCGTGGCGCACAAATCAAGCCTGGCGCACTGGTCACCGACGCCGGCAGTACTAAGGTTGAAATCTGTCGGACGGCACGCGCCGCGTTGCCCCCCGGCGTGCATTTCATCGGCGGTCACCCAATGGCGGGCAGCGAACAGACGGGCGTTGAGTATGCGCGGGCTGATTTGTTTGATCGCGCAACTTACGCGCTCGTGACTGAACAGGGAACTGACGAGGCTGCGTTCGAGCAGTTCAAAGCTATCGTCGAAGCTGTCGGCGCGCGCGCCCTACCGGTCGAAGCCGAAGCGCACGATGCCGCTGTCGCATTGATTAGCCATCTGCCGCAATTGCTGGCGAGTACGCTGGCGACGTTGCTCGATGCTGAGCACGATGGCCCAACTGGGCGAAATGCCGCCGAGCGCGAACTAGCGCAACGTCTGGCCGCAACTGGTTGGCGTGATATGACGCGGCTGGCCGGCAGTTCGTGGAGCATGTGGCGCGACATCTGTCTGACGAATCAGCCGAACCTGTCGGTTGCCTTGGGCACGATGATTAGCGAGTTGCAGGCGCTGAAAGAGACACTGGATGGGCGCGATTTCAATGCGGCGCGTGAATTGTTTGCGGCGGCCAATCGCTCGGTCGAAGAGCAGCGCGCCTTGCATTACGGACGGTTTGAAAAGTTGTGAATCTGGAGAGTATTCGATGAATCTGTTTGAGGAATTGGAATGGCGCGGTCTGGTTTACGACCACACCGAGGGCACAAAAGAAGTGCTCGCCAAAGAGAAAGTGACCGGCTACATTGGCTTTGATCCGACGGCGGCCAGTTTGCACGTCGGGTCGTTGTTGCCAATGATGGCGCTGGCGCGCTTGCAACGCTGCGGCCATCAACCCATCGCCATCGCGGGCGGCGGCACCGGTCTGATTGGCGATCCCAGCGGCAAAACCGCCGAGCGCAAGTTGCTGACCACTGAAGACGTCGAAGCGAACCTCATTGGCATCAAGGAGCAGTTGAGCCGCGTGCTCGACTTCGACGCCAAAACCAATCCGGCGCTGATTGTGAACAATGCCGACTGGTTGACGGTGATCCCTTTCGTCGAATTCCTGCGCGACATCGGCAAGCATTTCACGGTGAATTCGATGCTCGCGCGCGAATCGGTCAAACGCCGCTTGGAACAGGAAGAGGGCATTTCGTATACCGAGTTTAGTTATATGTTACTCCAGGCCTACGACTATCTGGTGTTGTACGACCGCCATAACTGCACGCTGCAAATGGGCGGCAGCGATCAGTGGGGTAACATCCTGAGCGGCATCGAACTGGTGCGCCGGTTGCGCGGCGGCAAAGCCTATGGGCTGGTTTCGCCGTTAGTAACAACCTCATCAGGCGTGAAGTTCGGCAAGACCGAAGCGGGCGCGGTCTGGCTGGATGCGAAACTGACATCGCCGTACCGCTTCTATCAATTCTGGTTGAATACGACTGACCAGGATGTGCTGCATTACTTGAAATACTTCACCTGGCTCGGCAAGCTGGAAGTTGGCGAGTTGGCCGAAAAGCTGAAAACACAGCCGGAAAAGCGTGAGGCCCAACGGGCGTTGGCGCTCGAAGTTACTAACATCGTGCACGGCGCAACAGAAGTGGAAAAAGCCCAACGCGCCTCACATGTGTTATTTGGTGGCGAGCTTGCTGGATTAAGTGCGGATGAGGTGCTGGATATTTTTAACGACGTACCTTCGAGCGAGTTACAGCTCGAGAAACTCGCAGGCAGCGGGTTGCCGTTGACCGAAATTTTAGTTACTTCCGGTTTGGCGCCGTCAAAGGCAGAAGCGCGGCGGTTGGTGGGCGGCGGCGGTGTTTATCTAAATAACATTCGTGTTACTGACGACAAAACCAGCGTAACTTTGGAGCAGTCGGTCGAGGGGCGCTTTTTTGTATTGCGCAAGGGGCAAAAGCAGTATCACCTGGTCAAGCTGGCCGGCTGAGCGTGCATGCCACGGCCCCTTTTGATTTGGGAATAAAGCTGAGAATGAAAACGCCCTTCACTTGATATTCGTCTGCACCATATTCGCCGCCCTACCATCCAGCGACAACACGATGCCCGCTTCGCCGCGTCCGAGCAGCGCGCGTGGCACGGCTATGTTCACTTGATCCAAGCCGACCAGATCGCCCTGCGCTCCAGCATAAGAAACTTGCGCACTCAAGCCACCGATCAGCACAGTCGTCGCGGTCAGCGAACTGCCCCCACGCAAGCCCGTGCCGAAGAGCAACAGGGACACTTGTTCGCCTGTCGGCCCCGAATCCAGCGGCGTGCCGACGAACTGCTGGGTCGTGGTGTCAAAGCGCGCGATCAATTCATAGCTCTGCGCGTCGCCACGGCCACGGTGATGTTGCCCGGCGCGATCAAGCGGGCAAAAGCGCGGAAATTGCGCACCTCATTTCGCGTACTTCCATCTTTAGCAGGACTTACGCAAAGATTTGCCACAGAGGCACAGAGGCACAGAGGAAAACAGAGAACTCCACCAACACTGTAAAAAAGCTCTGTGTCTCTGTGCCTCTGTGGCAATCTCGCTCGCGTTTTGCGTAAGTCCTATTTAGTTTGAAAGCAAAGCCCGCCTCACATTAAATGCGGCAGCGGCGGTTTGTGTGACAGTGAAAGTTATCCCGGCGATGGTCATCGTTCCGCTACGCTGGCTGGCGGCGGTGTTGGCGGCGACGGCGAAATTGACCGTGCCGTTGCCGTTGCCGTTGGCACCGCTGGTGATGGTGAGGAAGCCAGCGTTGCTTGTCGCCGTCCAGGCGCAGCCGCTGGTGGCGGTGACGTTGAGGCTGCCCGTGTTGGCATTGGCGTTGAAGCTCTGGCTGGTGATGGGAATTGAATAAGAGCAAGGCCGCCCTGTTTGCGTGACGGTGAAGGTTTGTCCGGCGATGGTCAGCGTGCCCGTGCGCTGGCTGCCGGGGTTGGCGGCGACGGTGAAATTGACCGCGCCGTTGCCCGCGCCGCTCGCGCCGCCGGTGATCGTGATGAAATCGGCGTTGCTCGTCGCTGTCCAGGCGCAACCGTTCTGCGTCGTCACATTCACGCTGCCCGCGCCGCCGCCGGACGGAACGTTCTGACTCGCCGAGGAAAGGGCGTAACTGCAAGTTTGGCTTCCCGCGAAAGCAACACGCACCGTATTCGCCGTGCTGCCGTCCACCGTCAACACCAAATCCACCTCGCCGCGTCCAATCAATGCGCGGGGTACGGCTAGGTTCACCTGATCCAAGCCGACCAGATCGCCTTGTGCGCCGGCATAAGAAACCTGCGCACTCACGCCGCCGATCAGGGCAGTCGTCGCAGTCAGCGAACTGCCCCCACGCAAACCCGTGCCGAAGAGCAGCAGGAAGACCTGTTCGCCCGCCGGCCCCAGATCCAGCGGCGTGCTGACGAAGCGTTGCGTGGCGGTGTCGAAGCGCGCGATCAGTTCATAACTCTGCGCGCCGTTCGCTTTGATGCGCAGTGCGACGGCAGCCGCGACGCCTTGCCCGTTGGCGTTGGCGGTGAACAGGCCCGGTGCCACGTTGGCAATTGTTACGTTGCCGAGCGAGAGTGCGCCTGCGCCGTTGGTGACCGTGATGGTGGCTGTGCCGTTGGCCGTGCCGGGCGGGATCAAGTAATTGATTTGCCCCGGCGCGACGAAAAAGAGCGGGGCCAGGCGTGCAACGCCCAGGCTGTCGCGCACTTCGACAATCGTGTCAGCCAGCGAAGCGGGCAAGGGCACTTGATTGGCCGTGACCACGCTGTTTGCCAGATTCACCCCGAAGGCGGCGACAATGGAATTGGCGGCGAGCGTTTGGCCGGTGAAGCTGGCGGCGGAGACGGTCGCTAACGCATTCGTCGTGGTGGACGGCAGAATTTGCGGCGGGAGGCCGGCGAGCGCGCTGCCCGTGTCCGTGCCAAAGGCCGCGCCTGCCAGGATGGGTTGATCCGCGCTGAGCGTGAAATAGCCAGCGGCTTGCCCGCGCGCGCCACTCACGAGATTGCTCAACAGATCGCCAAAGACCGTGCCAGCGGGCACGTTGACGCTGGTTTGCCCTAACGACGCGCCGTCCGGGTTGAAGCAGGCGAGTGTGACACGCGCCGCTTGCGCGGACGGATTGAAGAGGCCCAGTTCGGTGAAGGAGCCGGTCACGGTGTTGAGGTGCGCGAAGAGCAGCCGGTTGGCGGGCGCGCTTTCCAGCGGCAGCGTGGCGCGGAAGGCTTGCGCGCCGGTCGCGTGCAGCAGCGTCACCGCGCCCGCCAGTCCCGCCAGATTGCTTTCAAGCACGAGCGCGGAACTGGCCGCCGCCGCGCGGTTGAGGTTGAAAAGCTGGTTGAGGTCGCGCTGGAGTTGTTGCCCCGCGTCCAGCGTCAGGTTGACCGGCGCAGTCACGGGCACACCCGGTTCGTTCACCAGCCGCAGCGTCAGGTTGGCGGTTTGCGCGCTGGGATTGACCAGTGTGAGCCGCACCGCCGCCGAGCTGCCCAGCGGCAAATGGGGCGCGTAAAGTTTGGTCGCGCCGCCGCCGAGCGGTTGTGCGTTGAGCGCGCTGATTTCTTTATCCAAAACTTGCACTGCCGCCGCCCCCAGATCGCGTTCGCTCAAGATCAACAGGTAGCCGGTGAAAGGCTGCGCGAGATTCGGAAAGATGTCTGGCAGTTGCTCGGCGAAACGGGCTTTGGCTTCGAGCCGGACTTCTTCACTGCCCGCCAGCCGCCCCGTGGCGTCGTGCAATTCAAGTTGCACCAGGCCAGAGAAGTTGGTGGCGTTGGCGAGATGCACTTCGGTGGTTTGCGTCGTGTCGTAAACGGCTTCGGGCAGGATGAGCGCGCTGTCGTAACCGCTCAGCGCGTTGAGGCCGTCGAAGCCGTTGCCGCTCGTCAGCAATTCATAGCCGGCGACCGTGTTGCGATTGGCGCGCGTTTGCACCCAGCCGTCGAGCGGCGTGATGGCTTTGAATAGATCGCCGATTGAACCGGTCAGCATCCGTGCGGCGGCCAGTGTGGCGGTTAGCGGATTGACCAGATTGGGTGCTTGCAAGTCGGTGCCTGCGTCATCGTAGGCGCGCAGCGTCAACGCCGCGTCCGTCGTGCCCGCATTCACCAGGTTGAAGCGCGTGCTGAAAGCATTGCCGCTGTGCAGCACGGGGAAATTCAAGCTGCGTTGCGCAAAGGGGCCGAAGACGCCAAGCGTGTAAAAGCGCGCCAGCCCGTTGACGCGCGCCGTAGCGGTCTTCGCGCTGGTGTTGACCGTGGTCGGATAGCTGATCAGTTGTCCGCTGTCGGGATCGAAGGAAGCGACCTTGAGCGCAGCTTCGCTGAAGTTCGGATCGTCGGGCAGCATTTCGGCGTCGTAGTTGAACGTTAGATCAGCCACGAAGCCGCCATCGGCGGGGATGGGCGGGGTGAATTCCCAGTAGGCGTTGACGCCGATAAAATCGCGCAGGAGCGAGGCGGCTTCGGCGTAACGCAACGCGAACGGCGCTGCGGCATTTGCGCCTCCTTCGAGCTCCGCCCCCAATTTGAGTGAGTCGAGAAAGCCTTTGAACTGGACGCCTTTGCGCGCCACCTTGGTCGTGCGGTTTACGCCATTTTGTAAGAGGTTCGCGGCAACCCCCAACCCGGTGTTGACGGAGGTGATGCCGCCGGGGAATTGCACTTCCTTGGTAAAGTTGCTGAATTCGATTGCCGGAGTGCTGGCGCGGCGCTCATCCGCAGCGTTGCTCAGATAAAAGTACACTTTCACCACGGTAACTTTGGCATTGTCTGGAACGCGCACGTCGAAATCCCTGACCGGCGGATTGGCCTCGCTGTGGTCTCCCGCCTTCAGGTCGAGCAGTTTGATGGGCGGCGGCGTTGGCTCGCCGCTGATCGAGTTGTACTCGGCTTGGGCGAACAACTGGCTCGCGCCCGCACGGGCGACATTGTATTCAAGCGCGCAGCCAATCTTTTCCGTGATGCCACGCTGCAATTCAATCCCCTTGGGTGGGCGGCACTGCCCGGCCACAATGCGTAAGCGCTCAATCGGCAAGAGCAGCGGCGTCGAGACGAGTTGGTCTTTGCCAGGCGGTGAGTACACCAGTTTCAGTTCCCATACATCCACGTCGTAGGGCACGTTGTCAGGCAGAAAGATAAAGAAAGCCGGGCGCGGAAGATTGGGGTAAGGGCCGAGATAAGAGAGTTGCGGGTCTTGGCGGCGGACTGTGCCGTCTTTCAGTTTTTCGGAAAGCACGATACCTACCGGCGTATTCAGCGGCAGATTCAACTCGTCCTTGACCGTGAGCATCAGCTCTTCAGTGCCTGCGCTGATCAACTCGAAATCACGTCTTACCTTGTCGCCCGCGACCAGCACCGGCAGGGGATTGATTGCCACAGGCATGGGGTTTTGCAGCAGTGCATAATTCAATTCGATGCGAAACGCGCCACGCCGATAGATCAAGGGCACGGCGCGTTTGAGCACTGTCCCATTTTCAGCGAGCAACGCCGCCGAAATTCTGACCAGCGGTACATCGGGCGGCACGGCAAATTCAAAGTCGAGCGCAAAGCCCAAAGTCACCGGTTGCGGGGTGGCAACGACCGTGACCAGGTCTTTGAGCGCAATGGATTGCTCACTGAAGCCGTTGAAGGCTTCCAGCCGTAACTTGCCCCGCACGTCGTTGGTCAGTTGATAGCGCAGCCCGCAATCGAACTTGATCTTGCCATCCTCTGGGAACGAACTGCCGTCGGGCGCGGACTTCCCGTTGATGGTGGGATTGCTTTCAAAGGCGCTGACATCGGGGACGACTTTGTACGTCAGGTCGGCGCGTTTGAAAATACTGTTGGTGGCGGGATCAATCAGCAGCGCCGCGAGCTTCAAGCCGGTCGGTACGCTGCCGCCGATCAAGGTTGTGAAATCAACGCTGAGCGGTAATAGGTTGAATTCCCTCGTGGGCAGCGGGTTGGGGCAAGACTGCGGCCGCGTGATGTCAATTTCGCCCGCAAAAGAGGCGCGTGCGTTGCCGTCTTCGTCGAACAAACTCACCCTCAGCGTGGCGTTCGCGCGGCTTTGCAACAGGTAACGCACCGTGACTTTCAAGCCGCCGAGTTTGAGCAACGCGCCCGAAACCGGCGTGTCATTGTTTGGCATTGGGTTCACGAGTTCGAGCGTATCCTGGCTCTGATCCGGCGCAGCGTTGGCGAAGTTCAGCGTCGCCGCGCAGCCTGTCACCGTCAACGTGACCGCCACGGTGCGCGGGCTGTTGCTGGCGTTGGCGGAAGTGATGGTGAGCGTGCCGTTGTACGTGCCCGCCGCCAGCGCGCTCGCATTGACCGCCACCGTCAGCGGCACGGCTTGCCCGGCGTTGAGCGGGCCTGTAGGAGGTGTGACCATCAGCCAATTGCCGCCGCTGGTCGTGGTGGCCGCCGCCTGCCAAGTCAGTGCGCCGCCACCGGTGTTGCTGAGCGTCACGGTTTGCGTCGCTGGGTTGCTGCCGAGCGTGGTGTTGAAGTTCAGCGTCGGGGTACTGAGCGTCAGCGTGCCCGGCGCGCTGCCTGCCGCACAAGCTGAGAATGGCGAGGTGCTGCTGCCTGTTGCCGTGGCGGTCGCCGTCACGTTCTGCCCGGCGGGAACGCTGAAGCTGGCCGCGCCGCTCGCGTTGGTCGTCACTGTCACATCGCTGATGAAGGTCTTGCCTTGCGTATCGGTGCCGCAGGTGGGGTTGGCGAAGAATTCGATGACGTGCGCGGTGTTGGGCGGCGCGCCGCTGAGCGTGCCTTGCGTTGTTCCGGCAGTCGTCGTCAGCACAGGGGTTTTGTTGGCAGGGTTGTTGTTTTGGATACCGGCATTGGTGGTAACCGGCGTCCCATTGCTGAAGATGGAATTGCGGCGCACCGCATTGACGGCACTGCCGCTCAAGGCTATCCCCTGCGAGCTATTAAAAGCGCTGATATTGGCCGCGCCGCTCTCTGTCCCGCCGATAAGGTTGTTGTTGCCATTGACAGTTATCCCATTGCCACCATTGCCCAAATTGGCCGTGCCGTTCATATCCGTGCCGATGTAATTACCCTGCACCCGATTGTTGGAGCCTTGAATAAAGACGCCGCCGTTACTGCCATTCGCTGAGATGAGGTTGCGCGCGCCCGTCACCGTTCCGCCCACTGTGCTCGCGTTTGCATTGCTGCTGAGGAGAACCCCGTAAAACGTGTTGCCCAG encodes:
- a CDS encoding chorismate mutase, which encodes MNEAKTSEKTMDDWRCRIDEIDLHLVKLFNERTQCAIEIGHIKKRLGLEIYSPTREAQVIANVTNANHGPLDGEAIRRLFERVIDEARRIERVHADNGTDGGKPKETDPLALIEELSEKE
- the aroF gene encoding 3-deoxy-7-phosphoheptulonate synthase; the protein is MIVVMQENATEDQITNVVDRLVSLGFDIHRSTGERYTLLGAVGAQIADQRDLELLDGVREVVRISAPYKLASRAFRPEGTKIKIKDVVIGGEQVIMMAGPCTLENREQIEAVAASVASQGVQVMRGGAFKPRTSPYSFQGLGEPGLKMMREVADKHGLLTVSEIMESPQIPMFIKYVDILQIGARNMQNFNLLKDLSKLNKPILLKRGPAATIEETLLSAEYLMSGGNHEVIICERGIKTFETYTRNTLDISAIPVIKKLSHLPVVVDPSHGTGRRDKVPPMARAAVAAGADGLLIEVHNEPERALCDGAQSLLPEQFEKLMVQLRMIAPAVERKM
- a CDS encoding Uma2 family endonuclease; translated protein: MSQNLAYVYSARMTPEEYLVFERAAELRHEYADGILYEMNGASRQHVRIVMNVSSGLLVQLRGKTCEPYANDMRVWVPRRRTYNYPDIAVVCGEAKFLDEEFDTLLNPVLVIEVLSPSTERRDRAAKFRDYRTLDSFAEYVLIAQDKQEIDHYVKRAGLWTILEVGDVLELQSVQVKLPLAEIYARVEFETTQAPDARAAALQPDVKTNE
- a CDS encoding tyrosine--tRNA ligase, whose protein sequence is MNLFEELEWRGLVYDHTEGTKEVLAKEKVTGYIGFDPTAASLHVGSLLPMMALARLQRCGHQPIAIAGGGTGLIGDPSGKTAERKLLTTEDVEANLIGIKEQLSRVLDFDAKTNPALIVNNADWLTVIPFVEFLRDIGKHFTVNSMLARESVKRRLEQEEGISYTEFSYMLLQAYDYLVLYDRHNCTLQMGGSDQWGNILSGIELVRRLRGGKAYGLVSPLVTTSSGVKFGKTEAGAVWLDAKLTSPYRFYQFWLNTTDQDVLHYLKYFTWLGKLEVGELAEKLKTQPEKREAQRALALEVTNIVHGATEVEKAQRASHVLFGGELAGLSADEVLDIFNDVPSSELQLEKLAGSGLPLTEILVTSGLAPSKAEARRLVGGGGVYLNNIRVTDDKTSVTLEQSVEGRFFVLRKGQKQYHLVKLAG
- a CDS encoding tryptophan synthase subunit alpha, with the translated sequence MTRISAKWQQLKAEGRKAFIPYITAGDPDLATTEALLLALADAGADIIELGVPFSDPMADGPVIQRASERALLKSLGVADILPMVERVRQHSQVPLMLFTYFNPLLQFTREGLGAKLKAAGLDGVLITDLIPEEADAFVAEMRGADIDTIFLAAPTSPDERLKLIAQYSSGFVYVVARTGVTGMRESVATEAHSLVERVRQYTPLPVAVGFGISKPEHVRDVWRYADGAVVGTRLVLEIENNLGAPDLVERVTQLVRELRQAY
- a CDS encoding Uma2 family endonuclease, producing MFPKVVTQTSEPFPASMSPVPLLEDGAYLTRAEFERRYEAMPSHLKAELIEGRVCMSSPVRRKNHSIPDNHLSTWLGVYAAVTPGVLAGNNGTVRLDEWNEVQPDSDLRIDETRGGQALVSSDDYLEGAPELVIEIAASSAPRDLREKFTVYQRNGVREYIVWAVADGQIHWFSLEAGTFTPLNPDPNGYLCSRVFPGLWLDVQALLRGEMAQVLQVLQQGLAAPEHAEFITALARRHTPL
- a CDS encoding prephenate dehydrogenase/arogenate dehydrogenase family protein, with translation MLNLHHIAIVGCGLLGGSFALALRRAGFNGRITACGGKRSPQLAIERGVADALEESFERGEVCEADLIYLAAPIGGIIDFLKTRGAQIKPGALVTDAGSTKVEICRTARAALPPGVHFIGGHPMAGSEQTGVEYARADLFDRATYALVTEQGTDEAAFEQFKAIVEAVGARALPVEAEAHDAAVALISHLPQLLASTLATLLDAEHDGPTGRNAAERELAQRLAATGWRDMTRLAGSSWSMWRDICLTNQPNLSVALGTMISELQALKETLDGRDFNAARELFAAANRSVEEQRALHYGRFEKL